In Lathyrus oleraceus cultivar Zhongwan6 chromosome 2, CAAS_Psat_ZW6_1.0, whole genome shotgun sequence, the DNA window TGATGAGAAGCCATGGTTTCAGGGTCTCAATAAGAAGAAGAAAGCGCAGGCTAAGAAAAAAACTAAAGAAAACATTAAGAAGTCTCGGAGGCAACGTTTGGATCCTGATAAGCCTTCTGCGAGCACTCTTGAACTTCTCAAGCAAAGTTTAGGGAAGCAAAGTTTGGGAAAAGAAAAGGTGAATGATGGTAATAAGGATAAGGATGTGGTTAAGCCTTTTGTTTCGGGGATGGAAGGAGATGATCGGTCTGTGACATATGAAGAGCTTCGCCAAAGGCTTCATCGCAAGCTTGAAGGGTTTCAGTCAAGTCGTAACTGTGCTGATCCAGAAAAGGCTGCCAAGAAGAGGGAAGAGAGAGATGCTAGGCGAGGATATCATTATGATGGGAAGAAACGTAAGAGGGATGATGAGACTGAGGAAAGTAAGCCTGTGGTTGATGAGACAGAAGAGAAGGTGAAGAAGGATGCTGCAGAGGCTTCAAAGGAGCTTGTGTTTGGCAAGGTTAAACTTCAGGATGACGAAATGCTGGTGGCGAAGAAGAGAAG includes these proteins:
- the LOC127120602 gene encoding uncharacterized protein LOC127120602 is translated as MRIRKKQKDVVAEVVDAGQDLESVIHEHANFFDKLIELIPAKFYLPTDGDEKPWFQGLNKKKKAQAKKKTKENIKKSRRQRLDPDKPSASTLELLKQSLGKQSLGKEKVNDGNKDKDVVKPFVSGMEGDDRSVTYEELRQRLHRKLEGFQSSRNCADPEKAAKKREERDARRGYHYDGKKRKRDDETEESKPVVDETEEKVKKDAAEASKELVFGKVKLQDDEMLVAKKRRVSKHKELERAKKLEEVKKNDPEKGEAIAKKESWKTAMNRASGVKVHDDPKLIKKSIQKGKKKHEKNAGKWEERVQSRDQLKAEKQQKRSANIAERINDKKKRKIAKREKKLLRPGFEGRREGFINDASG